In one Nodosilinea sp. FACHB-141 genomic region, the following are encoded:
- a CDS encoding response regulator — protein sequence MPLPCPDPAMRYADRVAAGETLLIVDDSLENLRFLSKTLKGQGYRVRCARSGAMALLAVNTTQPALILLDIRMPEMDGYAVCQRLKADPNTQAIPVIFLSALDEALDKVKAFEVGAADYLTKPFQVEELLARVANQLTIRRLQHCMTVQNQQLQQEICDRNQAEASLHQATAQLSTLIEHLQVGVILETPTGQVLMVNQPCCDLFRLDLPPAALVGADGQAFAQDSAGLWVDAIAFTRRIAALRQAQQPVVAEEIALADGRTLERDYVPLGGDRGLEGHLWQYRDITARKQAEQILLQNSQALNHFSQSLKHLHRLSLTQFDSFDALLHDYLNTGRQMLGFTGGLVGKIEDGDYVAIATEANLPRLKPDWRCPLDDTFCSLAIYQQRTVSFTHIGTQPELRQHPLYQALRLESYLGTPIWVEGEVYGNLCFFDTTPRPHGFNQHETEIIELMAQSIGKVISTDRLEQQRQRARVKLQQSEERWQLAIQGSNAGIYDLDFRTQTAFFSERYRALLGFSDPATNERLSDDDLRWESRIHPDDYDRVMAVHHAYLIQRRLPTYEVEYRLRCRDQSYKWVISRGQALWDEQGRPIRLVGSTGDISERMRLEAERKQAEAALRQSEEKFRQLAEYIDSVFWIYEPQQRQFAYVSPAYESIWGRSREELYHDARAWVEAVHPADRDRVIRGLPRRPAPKALTHFSYDEEFRITRPLGQPAWVRVRAFPIRNEQGEVYRLVGVAEDLTQVKRQEESLRLIVEGTAAKTGSDFFESLVRYLADILQVRHVLVTQRLPADPGRTRTLAFWQQGQLGDRLEHDLAGTPCERLIAGEVIYIPQRVQVLYPDDAELRSLGAISFLGIPLVDAASQVIGHLAVIDDKPMVDDHTRELILRIFAARAAAELERQQTEDALRQARETADAANQAKSIFLANMSHELRTPLNTIIGFAQLITRDCHLETQAQDYLKIISRSGEHLLALINDVLEMSKIEAGRISLHVTTFDLSYLLSSLEAMLTLQAEAKGLSLSFDCDPALPTYIATDEGKLRQVLINLLGNAIKFTQAGRVMLRVRCQPVLEQPGVASPEANVALEFAVVDTGPGIDPEDINRLFEPFIQSAAGLRWSEAGLGPSHQGSGLGLPISQQFVQLMGGELTLETRVSQGSTFTFVLPVQRIERSAVFPALDEPPIIGLADNHPPWRLLVVEDHPANRYLLVRLLTAAGFEVQAAQDGYAAVDQARSWCPHLIWMDIRMPGLDGYAATGQIRALHLDPKPVIIALTASPFEEERAKILAAGCDDFVRKPFQMQAILQKIAAYLPVRYRYAAEADASPPSPSTARGAGVGVTPPAPVELGLWLRTMSPEWQQSLAQAAIAGSDDRLLELFNQMPDAPVSVAQTLTGWARNFEFDRILDCLRPRAEATRQGDAAV from the coding sequence ATGCCGCTTCCCTGCCCCGACCCTGCAATGCGCTACGCCGATCGAGTTGCGGCGGGCGAAACTCTGCTGATCGTAGATGACTCCTTAGAAAACCTCAGGTTTCTCTCTAAAACCCTTAAGGGCCAGGGCTATAGGGTGCGGTGCGCCCGCAGCGGGGCCATGGCGCTGCTGGCCGTCAACACCACCCAGCCCGCCCTGATTCTGCTAGATATTCGCATGCCCGAGATGGATGGCTATGCGGTGTGTCAGCGGCTGAAGGCTGACCCCAATACCCAGGCCATCCCGGTGATTTTTCTCAGCGCCCTGGATGAGGCGCTCGATAAGGTTAAGGCCTTTGAGGTGGGGGCTGCCGACTATCTCACCAAACCCTTCCAAGTTGAAGAACTGCTGGCCCGAGTGGCAAATCAGCTGACAATTCGGCGCTTGCAGCACTGCATGACGGTGCAAAACCAGCAGCTTCAGCAGGAAATCTGCGATCGCAACCAGGCCGAGGCCAGCCTTCATCAAGCAACGGCTCAGCTGTCTACGCTGATTGAGCACCTTCAGGTGGGGGTGATATTGGAGACCCCAACCGGCCAGGTGCTCATGGTCAACCAGCCCTGTTGCGACCTGTTTCGCCTGGATCTGCCCCCAGCCGCTCTAGTTGGGGCCGATGGCCAAGCCTTTGCCCAGGATAGTGCCGGTCTGTGGGTCGATGCCATCGCCTTTACTCGGCGCATAGCAGCCCTGCGGCAGGCCCAGCAGCCGGTGGTGGCCGAAGAGATTGCCCTAGCCGATGGTCGCACTCTAGAGCGCGACTACGTGCCCCTAGGAGGCGATCGCGGCCTAGAGGGTCACCTCTGGCAGTACCGCGACATTACTGCCCGCAAGCAAGCCGAGCAAATTTTGCTGCAAAACTCCCAGGCGCTCAACCACTTTAGCCAGAGCCTAAAGCACCTGCACCGCCTCAGCCTGACCCAGTTTGACAGCTTTGATGCCCTGCTCCACGACTACCTCAATACCGGCCGTCAGATGCTGGGATTTACCGGTGGGCTAGTGGGCAAGATCGAGGACGGAGACTACGTGGCGATCGCCACGGAGGCCAATCTACCGAGGCTAAAGCCCGACTGGCGCTGCCCCCTCGACGACACCTTTTGCAGCCTGGCTATTTATCAGCAGCGCACCGTCAGCTTTACCCACATTGGTACCCAGCCGGAGCTGCGCCAGCACCCCCTATATCAAGCACTGCGGCTAGAGTCGTACCTGGGCACCCCAATCTGGGTGGAGGGCGAGGTCTATGGCAACCTGTGCTTTTTTGACACCACCCCGCGCCCCCATGGGTTCAATCAGCACGAAACCGAAATTATTGAGCTGATGGCCCAGAGCATTGGTAAGGTGATCAGCACCGACCGACTAGAGCAGCAGCGGCAGCGGGCCAGGGTCAAACTCCAGCAGAGTGAAGAGCGCTGGCAGTTAGCCATTCAGGGCAGCAACGCGGGCATCTACGACCTCGACTTTCGCACTCAGACGGCGTTTTTCTCCGAGCGCTACAGGGCGCTGCTGGGCTTCAGCGACCCGGCTACGAACGAACGGCTGAGCGATGACGACTTGCGCTGGGAGTCGCGCATTCACCCCGACGATTACGATCGCGTTATGGCGGTGCACCACGCCTACCTGATTCAGCGCCGCCTGCCCACCTACGAGGTTGAGTATCGGCTGCGCTGCCGCGACCAGAGCTACAAGTGGGTGATCTCCCGGGGTCAGGCCCTGTGGGATGAGCAGGGTCGACCAATTCGCCTGGTGGGCTCGACTGGCGACATCAGCGAACGGATGCGGCTTGAAGCCGAACGCAAACAGGCTGAGGCCGCCCTGCGCCAGAGCGAAGAAAAATTTCGCCAGCTGGCGGAATACATTGACAGCGTTTTTTGGATCTACGAGCCCCAGCAGCGCCAGTTTGCCTACGTTTCGCCTGCCTACGAAAGCATCTGGGGCCGTAGCCGGGAAGAGCTTTACCACGACGCGCGGGCCTGGGTCGAGGCGGTGCACCCTGCCGATCGCGATCGGGTGATCCGGGGCCTGCCCCGCCGCCCCGCTCCCAAAGCCCTGACCCACTTCAGCTACGACGAAGAATTTCGCATCACTCGTCCTCTGGGACAGCCAGCCTGGGTGCGGGTGCGGGCCTTTCCCATTCGCAACGAGCAGGGGGAGGTCTATCGCCTAGTGGGGGTGGCCGAAGACCTAACCCAGGTGAAGCGTCAGGAGGAATCGCTGCGGCTGATTGTGGAAGGCACTGCCGCTAAAACAGGCAGCGATTTCTTTGAGTCGCTGGTGCGCTATCTGGCCGATATTTTGCAGGTGCGCCATGTCCTTGTCACCCAACGGCTGCCGGCAGACCCAGGCCGCACCCGCACCCTGGCCTTTTGGCAGCAGGGTCAACTGGGCGATCGCCTAGAGCATGACCTAGCGGGCACTCCCTGTGAGCGACTGATAGCGGGCGAAGTGATCTATATACCCCAGCGGGTGCAAGTGCTCTACCCTGACGATGCCGAGCTGAGGTCGCTAGGGGCAATCAGCTTCTTGGGCATTCCCCTAGTGGATGCGGCCTCCCAGGTGATTGGCCACCTGGCGGTGATCGACGACAAACCCATGGTCGACGACCACACCCGCGAGCTAATTTTGCGCATTTTTGCAGCTCGGGCGGCAGCGGAGCTAGAGCGCCAGCAGACCGAAGATGCCCTGCGCCAGGCTCGCGAAACCGCCGATGCCGCCAACCAGGCTAAGAGCATCTTTCTGGCCAATATGAGTCACGAGCTGCGCACCCCCCTCAACACTATCATCGGCTTTGCCCAGCTGATTACCCGCGATTGCCATCTAGAGACCCAGGCCCAAGACTACCTAAAAATTATTAGCCGCAGCGGCGAGCACCTGCTGGCGCTGATCAATGACGTGCTTGAGATGTCAAAAATTGAAGCCGGGCGCATTTCGCTCCATGTCACCACCTTTGATCTGTCGTACCTGTTGTCTAGCCTAGAGGCCATGCTCACCCTCCAGGCCGAGGCCAAAGGGCTCAGCCTGAGCTTTGACTGTGACCCGGCCTTGCCAACCTACATCGCCACCGACGAGGGCAAACTGCGCCAGGTGTTGATCAACCTGCTGGGCAACGCCATCAAATTTACCCAAGCCGGTCGGGTGATGCTGCGAGTGCGCTGCCAGCCAGTTCTGGAGCAGCCCGGGGTGGCCAGTCCTGAAGCCAACGTCGCCCTGGAGTTTGCCGTGGTTGACACCGGCCCCGGCATTGACCCTGAAGATATCAACCGCCTGTTTGAGCCCTTCATTCAGAGTGCGGCGGGGCTGCGATGGTCAGAGGCCGGTTTAGGACCATCGCACCAGGGCAGCGGCTTGGGTCTGCCCATCAGCCAACAGTTTGTGCAGCTGATGGGAGGTGAGCTCACCCTTGAGACCCGAGTTAGCCAAGGATCAACCTTTACCTTTGTGCTGCCCGTGCAGCGGATCGAGCGATCGGCGGTGTTTCCGGCCCTCGACGAACCCCCAATTATCGGTCTGGCCGACAATCACCCCCCCTGGCGGCTGTTGGTGGTTGAAGACCACCCGGCCAACCGCTACCTGCTGGTGCGCCTGCTCACCGCCGCCGGGTTTGAGGTGCAGGCGGCCCAAGATGGCTACGCCGCTGTCGACCAAGCTCGCAGCTGGTGTCCTCACCTGATCTGGATGGACATTCGCATGCCCGGTCTCGACGGCTATGCTGCTACGGGCCAAATTCGAGCCCTGCACCTTGACCCTAAACCGGTAATTATTGCCCTCACCGCCAGCCCTTTTGAAGAAGAGCGAGCTAAAATCTTAGCCGCCGGGTGCGATGATTTCGTACGCAAGCCCTTTCAGATGCAGGCGATACTGCAAAAGATCGCTGCCTATCTGCCGGTGCGCTACCGCTACGCTGCTGAGGCTGACGCCTCTCCCCCTTCCCCCAGCACTGCTAGGGGGGCTGGAGTAGGAGTTACCCCGCCCGCACCGGTGGAGCTTGGGCTGTGGTTACGAACGATGTCCCCTGAGTGGCAACAAAGTCTGGCCCAGGCAGCCATTGCCGGTTCCGACGATCGTCTGCTTGAGCTGTTCAACCAGATGCCCGACGCTCCGGTTAGCGTGGCTCAAACCTTGACTGGCTGGGCCAGAAACTTTGAGTTTGATCGCATTCTTGACTGTCTGCGCCCTAGGGCCGAGGCGACCCGCCAGGGAGACGCTGCGGTGTAG
- a CDS encoding response regulator, with protein MKILLVDDDEVLIERLTSDLAAQHYVVDTTTDGLLGWEYARSTSYDLIVLDIDMPGLDGLSLCRRLRQTGYVGPILLLTGRGSNSDKVEGLNAGADDYLVKPYTLTELTARLRALLRRPTVMSSPTLHWGQLRCDPKANLVTVADQTVVLSPKEYGLLELLLRHPDRIFSNTVLLERLWSADDCPGEETIRTHIRRLRRKLKQAGADDMVENVYGMGYRLRPAPPAAEPELPQPDPSPEQAKAAAARAAAIAAFDQFRPILSDRMAALRRAATALNQPPLPEEVRSLAQGAAHKLAGSLGLFSLTEGSHLARRLEDWLMQPDAAQGGEFTALVDQLDAQLAAGPKEISTPPVESRIVPLAVPLRPTDTRYRVLAVDDDPLILAQLQRLLPPWGLDVVTLDDPRQTWAALEVSPPDLVLLDLDMPHVRGVELCRQLRQQERWQTLPILFLTACRETVAVYELYQAGADDYLPKPILEPELVNRLFQRLERGRLLQTLAGTDPLTGLANRRKGTIEFDLLLHLAHRSPQPLSLVLLHLSPDLASAKDLMVALAAVLPTLTRQGDAIARWGSQEILIGALAPAWSSPQDALGPPLAQLLADQLRSSSGNLDLPLGFLLGAATFPADGHTLDRLYQEAIHRLAPLG; from the coding sequence ATGAAAATTCTTCTGGTCGACGACGACGAGGTCTTAATCGAGCGGCTGACCAGCGATCTAGCCGCCCAACATTACGTTGTCGACACCACCACCGACGGGTTGCTGGGCTGGGAGTATGCCCGGTCTACCTCCTACGATCTGATCGTTTTAGACATTGATATGCCGGGTTTAGATGGGCTGTCGCTGTGTCGTCGGCTGCGCCAGACGGGCTATGTCGGGCCAATTTTGCTGCTGACCGGGCGCGGCAGCAACAGTGACAAGGTCGAAGGGCTCAATGCCGGTGCCGACGACTACCTGGTTAAACCCTATACCCTGACTGAGCTGACCGCCCGCCTGCGCGCGCTGCTGCGCCGCCCCACGGTGATGAGCAGCCCCACTCTGCACTGGGGCCAACTCCGGTGCGACCCCAAGGCGAATTTGGTAACAGTAGCCGACCAGACGGTGGTGCTTTCTCCCAAGGAATATGGGTTGCTGGAACTGCTGCTGCGCCACCCCGATCGCATTTTCAGCAACACAGTGTTGCTAGAACGGCTGTGGAGCGCCGACGACTGCCCTGGAGAAGAAACCATTCGCACCCATATTAGGCGGCTGCGGCGCAAGCTCAAGCAGGCCGGTGCCGACGATATGGTCGAGAACGTCTACGGCATGGGCTATCGCCTCAGGCCTGCTCCACCGGCCGCCGAGCCAGAGTTGCCTCAGCCCGACCCCTCCCCAGAGCAGGCCAAAGCAGCGGCCGCCCGAGCCGCGGCGATCGCCGCCTTTGACCAGTTTCGACCCATCCTGAGCGATCGCATGGCCGCCCTGCGCCGGGCGGCGACTGCCCTCAACCAGCCTCCTTTGCCCGAGGAGGTGCGGTCACTGGCCCAGGGAGCTGCCCACAAGCTGGCCGGCTCCCTGGGCCTGTTTAGCCTAACCGAAGGCTCACACCTAGCCCGCCGCCTCGAAGACTGGCTCATGCAGCCCGATGCAGCCCAGGGCGGTGAGTTTACTGCTCTAGTGGATCAACTCGATGCTCAGCTAGCCGCCGGCCCCAAGGAGATCTCCACGCCCCCCGTTGAGTCACGCATTGTGCCCTTGGCCGTGCCGCTGCGCCCCACAGATACCCGGTATCGGGTGCTGGCTGTTGATGACGACCCGTTAATTTTGGCTCAGCTCCAGCGCCTGCTGCCCCCCTGGGGCCTCGACGTGGTGACGCTCGATGACCCCCGCCAGACCTGGGCCGCCTTGGAGGTCAGCCCTCCTGATCTGGTGCTGCTCGATTTGGATATGCCCCATGTCAGGGGTGTGGAGCTATGCCGGCAGCTGCGCCAGCAGGAGCGCTGGCAGACCCTGCCGATTTTATTTCTCACCGCCTGCCGCGAGACGGTTGCCGTCTATGAGCTTTACCAGGCGGGGGCCGACGACTATCTGCCCAAGCCCATTCTGGAGCCAGAGCTGGTCAATCGCCTGTTTCAACGGCTAGAGCGGGGCCGCCTGCTGCAAACCCTAGCGGGCACCGACCCGCTCACCGGCCTGGCTAACCGCCGCAAGGGCACCATTGAATTCGACCTGCTGCTGCACCTAGCTCACCGCTCCCCTCAGCCCCTCAGCCTGGTGCTGCTGCACCTGAGCCCTGATCTGGCCTCTGCAAAGGACTTAATGGTGGCGCTGGCGGCGGTGCTGCCGACCCTGACGCGCCAAGGCGATGCGATCGCCCGCTGGGGATCGCAAGAAATTTTGATCGGAGCGCTAGCCCCTGCCTGGTCTTCCCCCCAGGATGCGCTGGGGCCACCCCTGGCTCAGCTCTTAGCCGACCAGCTGCGCTCAAGCTCAGGCAATCTGGATCTACCCCTAGGCTTCCTCTTGGGCGCAGCCACTTTCCCAGCCGATGGCCATACCCTGGACCGCCTGTACCAAGAGGCGATTCACCGCCTAGCCCCCCTCGGATAG
- a CDS encoding response regulator, whose amino-acid sequence MAAKRILIIDDEADVREIAKVSLEITKNWEVTTAASGEEGAALAVTYRPDAILLDVVMPKVDGLATLLKLGENIETQHIPVILLTATLRLATQQSFVAAGARAVLIKPFDPGLLGGQIESVLGWQ is encoded by the coding sequence ATGGCCGCCAAACGCATCTTAATTATTGATGACGAAGCCGACGTGCGCGAGATTGCCAAGGTTAGCCTAGAAATCACCAAAAACTGGGAGGTTACGACCGCCGCCTCTGGTGAGGAGGGCGCGGCCTTGGCGGTCACCTATCGTCCTGACGCCATCTTGCTCGATGTGGTCATGCCCAAGGTTGACGGTCTCGCCACCCTGCTTAAACTCGGTGAAAATATTGAGACTCAGCACATTCCAGTGATTTTACTGACGGCTACCCTACGGCTGGCCACCCAACAATCCTTTGTGGCGGCGGGGGCGCGGGCCGTGCTGATCAAGCCCTTTGATCCTGGCCTGCTGGGCGGACAAATTGAGTCTGTTTTGGGATGGCAGTAG
- a CDS encoding bifunctional diguanylate cyclase/phosphodiesterase, which translates to MAYSNSAQPSEDLCSIADCSAHPFDDVSLLICHELRTPLASIQGALKLLGYQQSGSLSDDGQRLLAIAINNADRLNRLANALENQPTPLLTLLSTAELELLQLENDLHQAVEEQAIHLAYQPIVSIEHNRIIGFEALARWHHSSRGIISPEVFIPLAEKAGLIDTLGLFLLDQACQQLHQWQVQFPAVTPLSVSVNLSAVQLRHPQLVEHIGQILERHHIAPHSLKLEVTESALIENKDLALRALVELQQLGIQLYIDDFGTGYSSLGRLQDLPFDTLKIDRSFIRNKNWAMSEAIFMLAERLRLDVIVEGVETLDDLITLKELGYKKMQGYYFSRPIDGQEIACLLMRQVLDGQLSFAPELARVA; encoded by the coding sequence ATGGCGTACTCCAACTCGGCTCAGCCCAGTGAGGATTTGTGTTCGATTGCCGACTGCTCAGCCCACCCCTTCGATGACGTCTCGCTGCTAATCTGTCACGAGCTACGCACTCCCCTCGCCTCAATTCAGGGGGCGCTTAAGCTTTTGGGGTATCAGCAGTCGGGGTCGCTCTCCGACGATGGTCAAAGGCTGCTGGCGATCGCCATCAACAACGCCGACCGCCTCAACCGGCTGGCCAACGCCCTAGAGAACCAGCCCACGCCCCTACTGACGCTGCTCTCAACGGCCGAGCTAGAGCTGCTTCAGCTCGAAAACGACCTGCACCAGGCGGTGGAGGAGCAGGCCATCCACCTGGCCTACCAGCCGATTGTATCGATTGAGCACAACCGGATTATTGGCTTTGAGGCGCTGGCCCGATGGCATCACAGCAGCCGGGGCATCATTTCGCCAGAGGTGTTTATTCCCCTAGCCGAGAAGGCCGGTCTGATCGATACCCTGGGGCTGTTTTTGCTCGATCAGGCCTGCCAACAGCTGCACCAGTGGCAGGTGCAGTTTCCGGCGGTGACTCCCCTCAGCGTCAGCGTCAATCTCTCGGCGGTGCAGCTGCGCCATCCCCAGCTGGTGGAGCACATTGGCCAAATTCTTGAGCGCCACCACATTGCCCCCCACAGCCTTAAGCTCGAAGTCACCGAAAGCGCGCTGATTGAAAACAAGGACCTAGCCCTCAGGGCTCTAGTCGAACTTCAACAGCTGGGCATACAGCTCTACATCGACGATTTTGGCACGGGCTATTCGTCCCTGGGGCGGCTGCAAGACTTGCCCTTTGACACCCTCAAAATCGATCGCTCGTTTATTCGCAACAAAAACTGGGCGATGAGCGAGGCCATCTTTATGCTGGCTGAGCGGCTGCGGCTCGATGTGATTGTTGAAGGAGTAGAGACTCTCGACGACTTGATCACCCTCAAAGAGCTGGGCTACAAGAAAATGCAGGGCTACTACTTCTCCCGGCCCATCGACGGCCAAGAGATTGCCTGCCTGCTGATGCGCCAGGTGCTGGATGGTCAGCTGTCGTTTGCCCCTGAGCTAGCACGGGTTGCCTAG
- a CDS encoding GGDEF domain-containing protein: MMTQIKETPCPGWEDDCPHLALLIQDGERRQIMPLGKRFYSIGRDRTKDIRLVSEGVSGHHASLVWLDHCYVIHSDDATDGPSCQPLTINDNPVQTSPLRPGDAIGFCHGVRARLITVRSGVPVAPPLCLLPSPAHAIAPGASLLNHFPDLMLKFDANGSILDVKPSVDPDLSRLPIGAAGQSIVSCFESSFAAKLFSYGQMASRTQSLQCFETELTVEQQKIFCEARLLPTEQGHRIAIIRNVTERKRLELELRSGAIHDTLTSLPNRRFFMEKAAHAIALKRTSAAYSFAVLFIDLDDFKGVNDSLGHRVGDQLLVEIALQLKACLRPQDTVARLGGDEFAILLHEVASGEAAVAVATRIQQALALPLLRDHPEVCSSASIGIALRTESDDSVEAMLNHADMAMYRAKALGGSQYAVFDPAIDPA; this comes from the coding sequence ATGATGACTCAAATTAAAGAGACTCCGTGCCCGGGGTGGGAGGACGACTGCCCCCACCTGGCCCTGCTGATCCAAGATGGTGAGCGCCGTCAGATTATGCCGCTGGGCAAGCGATTTTATTCCATTGGCCGCGATCGCACCAAAGATATTCGCCTGGTGTCTGAGGGGGTCTCTGGCCACCACGCCAGCCTAGTGTGGCTCGACCACTGCTATGTGATTCACAGCGACGACGCTACCGACGGCCCCAGTTGTCAGCCGCTGACAATTAACGACAACCCGGTGCAAACTAGCCCCCTCCGCCCCGGCGACGCCATTGGCTTTTGCCATGGCGTACGCGCCCGACTGATTACCGTGCGGTCTGGAGTTCCGGTTGCTCCGCCTCTCTGTCTGCTGCCGTCGCCGGCCCATGCGATCGCGCCTGGTGCCAGCCTGCTGAATCATTTCCCTGACCTGATGCTGAAGTTTGATGCCAATGGCTCTATTCTCGATGTTAAGCCTTCTGTAGACCCCGACCTCAGCCGGTTGCCCATCGGCGCAGCGGGCCAGTCGATTGTGAGCTGCTTTGAGTCGAGCTTTGCCGCTAAACTGTTTAGCTACGGTCAGATGGCCAGTCGCACTCAGTCGCTGCAATGCTTTGAGACCGAGTTGACTGTAGAGCAGCAGAAGATTTTTTGCGAAGCCCGCCTGCTGCCCACCGAGCAAGGCCACCGAATTGCCATTATTCGCAATGTCACGGAGCGCAAGCGGCTAGAGCTGGAGTTGCGATCGGGGGCAATTCACGACACCCTGACTAGCCTGCCCAATCGCCGCTTTTTTATGGAAAAGGCAGCTCATGCGATCGCCCTCAAACGCACTAGTGCCGCCTACAGTTTTGCGGTGTTGTTTATTGATCTAGACGACTTTAAAGGAGTCAACGATAGCTTGGGCCATCGGGTGGGTGACCAGCTGCTGGTGGAAATTGCCCTTCAGCTCAAAGCCTGCCTGCGCCCCCAGGACACCGTCGCCCGGCTGGGGGGCGACGAGTTTGCCATTTTGCTGCATGAGGTTGCCTCGGGCGAAGCCGCCGTTGCCGTGGCCACCCGGATTCAACAGGCGCTGGCTTTGCCGCTGCTGCGCGACCATCCAGAGGTGTGTTCGAGCGCCAGCATTGGCATTGCCTTAAGGACTGAAAGCGATGACAGTGTAGAGGCTATGCTCAACCACGCCGATATGGCCATGTATCGGGCCAAAGCCTTGGGCGGGTCGCAGTACGCGGTGTTTGATCCGGCCATTGATCCCGCTTGA
- a CDS encoding precorrin-8X methylmutase — protein MEWHVTDAQSLRVIDSEIGDHSFSPSEYEIVRRVIYATADFAFKDLIHFSDQALQSGAAALAARTTIVVDVPMVQVGITPCIQQTFANPVYCSMDALTRPQKGKSQASWGVETLAQRYPEGIFIIGSSEAALSTLVDLIDADKVRPALVVATPAGFIETAVIKGRLQDTMVPHVAINGRKGSPVVAAAIVNGLVDLAWQAYGKENP, from the coding sequence ATGGAATGGCATGTGACCGATGCCCAAAGCCTGCGCGTGATTGACTCCGAAATTGGCGACCACAGCTTCTCGCCATCGGAATACGAAATTGTGCGCCGGGTAATCTATGCCACCGCCGACTTTGCCTTCAAAGATCTCATTCATTTCTCTGACCAGGCGCTGCAGTCGGGGGCCGCAGCCCTGGCGGCCCGCACCACCATCGTTGTCGATGTGCCCATGGTGCAGGTGGGCATTACCCCCTGCATTCAGCAGACCTTTGCCAACCCAGTCTATTGCAGCATGGACGCCTTGACCCGGCCTCAGAAGGGCAAAAGCCAAGCCTCGTGGGGGGTAGAGACCCTAGCCCAGCGCTACCCTGAAGGCATCTTTATCATCGGGTCTTCAGAGGCGGCCCTGTCTACTCTGGTCGACCTGATCGACGCCGACAAGGTGCGCCCGGCGCTGGTGGTCGCGACCCCCGCCGGGTTCATAGAAACCGCTGTGATCAAAGGCCGCCTGCAAGACACCATGGTGCCCCATGTGGCCATCAACGGCCGCAAAGGCAGCCCTGTGGTCGCCGCTGCGATCGTTAACGGCCTGGTCGACCTAGCCTGGCAGGCCTACGGCAAAGAGAATCCCTAG